GTCATGGTCGGATTTCCGTCTGCCAGTCAGCCCGACTATGACTTCGTGCGCTGGCTGATCGAGGAAAACCAGATCCCCGAGGATGTCACCATTGCCGTGCTGGTGCAGTGTCGTGAGCATCTGATCGAAAAGACCTTCGAGGCATTGGTAGGCGTCAAGCGAGCCATTATCCACCTCTACAATTCGACCTCGACCACGCAGCGGGAGCGTGTTTTTGAAATGGACCGCGACGGGATCATCGATATTGCCGTCAGCGGCGCGCAATGGGTAAAGGAGCATGCCAGCCGCTACCCGCAGGTCGACTGGCGTTTCCAGTATTCCCCCGAGAGCTTCTCCAGCACCGAGATCGATTTCTCGCTGGCCATCTGCGAGGCGGTCATGGATGTCTGGCAGCCCACGCCGGATAACAAGTGCATCCTCAACCTGCCCAATACGGTTGAGATGGCCGGACCACATCATCATGCCGATCAGATCGAGTATTTCTGTCAGAACATCAGTCGTCGTGACAGCGTGATCGTTTCGGTTCACACCCATAATGATCGCGGCGGCGCCGTAGCAGCGGCCGAACTGGCTTTGCTGGCGGGTGCCGAACGGGTCGAAGGGACCCTGCTGGGTAACGGTGAACGCACCGGCAACATGGATATCGTGACCCTGGCCATGAATCTTTACAGTCAGGGCATCGACCCCGGACTTGATCTCTCCCGACCGGACGAGATCATTCAGGTGGTAACCGAATGCACCGGCATTCCCATGCATCCGCGCCACCCCTGGGTGGGCGAAATGGTCTATACCGCTTTTTCGGGCAGTCATCAGGACGCCATTCGCAAGTCATTGCGCAAGCAGGGCGATGATGAACCCTGGCAGGTTGCCTATCTGCCTATCGACCCGCGCGATATCGGGCGTGATTATCAGGCCGTAATTCGCGTCAACAGCCAGTCCGGCAAGGGTGGCATGACCTTCCTGCTGGAACGCGATTACGGGATCAGTCTGCCTCGCTGGATGATGCTGGCACTGGCGCCGATTGTGCAGCAGGAGAGCGAACGCCTGGCCGGTGAACTTT
This DNA window, taken from Kushneria phosphatilytica, encodes the following:
- a CDS encoding 2-isopropylmalate synthase, which codes for MTRFDHRKYRPADRVPAFHRQWPDRDLEAAPIWVSEDLRDGNQALLEPMSVEQKKRFWKQIIRVGIKEVMVGFPSASQPDYDFVRWLIEENQIPEDVTIAVLVQCREHLIEKTFEALVGVKRAIIHLYNSTSTTQRERVFEMDRDGIIDIAVSGAQWVKEHASRYPQVDWRFQYSPESFSSTEIDFSLAICEAVMDVWQPTPDNKCILNLPNTVEMAGPHHHADQIEYFCQNISRRDSVIVSVHTHNDRGGAVAAAELALLAGAERVEGTLLGNGERTGNMDIVTLAMNLYSQGIDPGLDLSRPDEIIQVVTECTGIPMHPRHPWVGEMVYTAFSGSHQDAIRKSLRKQGDDEPWQVAYLPIDPRDIGRDYQAVIRVNSQSGKGGMTFLLERDYGISLPRWMMLALAPIVQQESERLAGELSSESIRRLLFATFMREAPLSLVDYRLSRASEEGLIITLDEEGDRIELEGKGNGAMSAFMNAWQQHTGQQVGILDYNEHSLGGDSDANAIAFVQLNVDGQRVSAVAEDSDTVSASLKAMISGLNLAREMAESHDSLSAMAK